Below is a genomic region from Spongiibacter nanhainus.
GAACATGGTAATCTAAAAAGAGCGATTAGGTCGCTCACAGTGCGTGTATTCGGATACGAGCGTGAAGCAGAGAAGTGGCTGAATAAACCCTTTAGTCAACTTGAGAGCAAGACGCCTCTATATACGATAAATTCAGATGGAAGCGCACAGCTCGTTAAGCGTCGTACTGTAGCCGTTCTTCAAAATAGTCGCGGACACTTCGCCAATCCGGGAAACTTTTACTACCAAATAAGACCAGCTCACCACCAAAGTGCTCCTGCCCCTTTCCTGACGGCATATCATCAACGAGGTAATCGCCACGATTCAGATGCTTGTGGGGCGTAATGATCAGGTTTTCTACTACCTCCATACCCAAATGCCTTTCTACCCAAAGACGCTTTTCTGAGTAGCTGTGAGAGTTCTGTATTGACGGCGCAGTCAGGATGAAAACCGCCGTCTCTGGGTGATTATGTAGCCATCGGTACGAGTCAATAGCGCCTGGAAGTGGATCCAAATCTACGTACAGGCCTGGCTCACTCTGCGGGAACGCTAGATCAGGGAATCTTGCCTTATGCCGAGCGA
It encodes:
- a CDS encoding 5' nucleotidase, NT5C type, which encodes MDHVLCDYKTGFARHKARFPDLAFPQSEPGLYVDLDPLPGAIDSYRWLHNHPETAVFILTAPSIQNSHSYSEKRLWVERHLGMEVVENLIITPHKHLNRGDYLVDDMPSGKGQEHFGGELVLFGSKSFPDWRSVRDYFEERLQYDA